Proteins encoded in a region of the Terriglobia bacterium genome:
- a CDS encoding type II toxin-antitoxin system HicA family toxin — translation MTRLPQLTARELIRFPKSQGFIEDRQSGSHPTLWQPDRCVTVTIPVHTGCDIGRGLTVRILKDAGFTVDKYLRLR, via the coding sequence ATGACCCGCCTTCCCCAACTCACGGCCCGGGAGCTTATCCGCTTCCCAAAATCTCAGGGATTCATCGAGGACCGCCAGTCAGGAAGCCATCCCACCTTATGGCAGCCCGATCGATGCGTAACAGTGACCATTCCTGTTCACACCGGCTGTGACATAGGTCGAGGCCTGACGGTTCGCATTCTCAAAGACGCGGGTTTCACTGTTGACAAGTACCTCCGGCTGCGCTGA
- the groL gene encoding chaperonin GroEL (60 kDa chaperone family; promotes refolding of misfolded polypeptides especially under stressful conditions; forms two stacked rings of heptamers to form a barrel-shaped 14mer; ends can be capped by GroES; misfolded proteins enter the barrel where they are refolded when GroES binds), producing the protein MANAKQIVHGAESRQAILRGVNKLADAVKVTLGPKGRNVVLDKKFGSPTITKDGVTVAKEIELPDSMENMGAQMVREVASKTSDVAGDGTTTATVLAQAIFREGVKNVAAGANPMAIKRGIETAVRAICGYDETKKDGSKKHIQGELEKLSKPVEGGMIAQVGSVSANNDFTIGSIIAEAMKKVGKDGVITVEESRTMETELEVVEGMQFDRGYLSPYFVTDPERMECTLENPVILIHEKKISSMKDLLPLLEQIAKSGKPLLIVAEEVEGEALATLVVNKLRGTLQCCAVKAPGFGDRRKAMLEDIATLTGGKAITEDLGIKLENVKMEDLGKARKVTIDKDNTTIVEGGGRSEAIEGRVKQIRAQVEETTSDYDREKLQERLAKLVGGVAQIKVGAATETEMKEKKARVEDAMHATKAAVEEGIVPGGGVALARSIHALEKLKADEDEQIGINIVKRALEEPLRMIASNAGWEGAVVVEKVRANSSANFGFNAQTETFGDLVEAGVIDPTKVTRTALQNAASIASLLLTTEALVSEIPEKDDKAPAGPPGGGGMGGMY; encoded by the coding sequence ATGGCAAATGCAAAGCAGATAGTACATGGAGCGGAGAGCCGCCAGGCAATTCTCCGCGGCGTCAATAAACTGGCGGACGCAGTAAAGGTCACGCTGGGCCCCAAGGGGCGCAACGTGGTCCTTGACAAGAAATTTGGCTCCCCCACGATCACCAAAGACGGCGTGACCGTGGCGAAAGAGATTGAACTGCCGGATTCAATGGAAAACATGGGAGCCCAGATGGTGCGCGAAGTCGCATCCAAGACGTCTGACGTGGCCGGCGACGGCACCACCACAGCCACCGTTCTGGCCCAGGCGATCTTCCGCGAGGGCGTGAAGAACGTCGCCGCGGGAGCGAACCCGATGGCCATCAAGCGAGGCATCGAAACCGCCGTCCGCGCGATTTGCGGCTACGATGAAACGAAGAAGGATGGCTCCAAGAAGCACATTCAGGGTGAACTCGAAAAGCTGTCGAAGCCGGTCGAAGGCGGCATGATCGCCCAGGTCGGCTCGGTCTCAGCCAACAACGATTTCACGATTGGCAGCATCATTGCCGAGGCCATGAAGAAAGTCGGCAAGGACGGCGTCATCACCGTGGAAGAGTCACGGACGATGGAGACGGAACTGGAAGTCGTCGAGGGCATGCAGTTTGACCGCGGCTATCTTTCACCCTACTTCGTCACCGACCCCGAGCGGATGGAATGCACGCTCGAGAATCCGGTGATCCTGATCCACGAAAAGAAAATCAGCTCAATGAAAGACCTGCTTCCCTTGCTGGAACAGATTGCCAAGTCGGGCAAGCCGCTGTTGATCGTGGCCGAGGAAGTCGAAGGCGAGGCGCTGGCCACCCTGGTGGTCAACAAGCTGCGCGGGACCCTGCAGTGCTGCGCGGTGAAGGCCCCGGGCTTTGGCGACCGCCGCAAGGCCATGCTGGAGGACATCGCCACCCTGACCGGCGGCAAGGCCATCACGGAAGACCTGGGCATCAAGCTCGAGAACGTGAAAATGGAAGATCTCGGCAAGGCCCGCAAGGTCACCATCGACAAGGACAACACCACCATCGTCGAGGGCGGCGGCAGGAGCGAGGCCATCGAAGGGCGTGTGAAGCAAATCCGGGCGCAGGTTGAAGAGACCACCTCCGACTACGACCGTGAAAAGCTCCAGGAACGCCTGGCCAAACTGGTGGGCGGAGTTGCCCAGATCAAGGTGGGCGCGGCGACCGAAACCGAGATGAAAGAAAAGAAAGCTCGCGTTGAGGACGCCATGCACGCCACCAAGGCCGCCGTCGAGGAAGGCATTGTTCCTGGCGGCGGTGTTGCGCTGGCTCGCAGCATCCATGCGCTTGAAAAGCTCAAGGCCGATGAAGACGAGCAGATCGGCATCAACATCGTGAAGCGGGCGCTCGAAGAGCCGCTGCGGATGATCGCTTCCAACGCCGGCTGGGAAGGCGCCGTGGTGGTGGAAAAGGTAAGGGCCAACTCCAGCGCCAACTTCGGCTTCAACGCTCAAACCGAAACCTTCGGCGACCTGGTGGAAGCCGGCGTCATCGACCCCACCAAGGTCACGCGCACCGCTCTCCAGAATGCTGCTTCCATCGCCTCACTGCTGCTCACAACCGAGGCGCTGGTCAGCGAAATTCCGGAGAAGGACGACAAAGCTCCTGCCGGACCTCCGGGAGGCGGCGGCATGGGCGGAATGTACTAA
- the uvrB gene encoding excinuclease ABC subunit UvrB — MDFKLVSDYKPRGDQVTAIEQLVRGIEDGEQHQVLLGVTGSGKTYTVAKVVEAINRPTLMLAHNKTLAAQLYHEFKGFFPRNAIEYFVSYYDYYQPEAYIPSGDVYIEKEATINDELDKLRMSATRSLFERRDCLIVASVSCIYGIGSPEAYYGMLLLLEKGQKIARQDILKKLVEIQYERNEIDFRRGTFRVRGDVIEVYPTYEDNAYRIELWGDEVDSLAQIDPLLGQVKENLVRLPIYPRTHYVMPRDQRERAIDGILSELEWWRGELEKQVKMVEAQRVHQRTMFDVEMMKEMGYCHGIENYSRHLSGRLPGEPPPTLLDYLPHDALMFIDESHQTIPQLHGMFRGDRSRKQTLVEYGFRLPSALDNRPLTFEEFEHRARQTVYVSATPGPYELTKTSGEVVEQIIRPTGLVDPEVEVRPTRNQVDDLLDEIRKRAEANERVLVTTLTKRMSEDLAEYYAEVGVKCRYLHSEIETLERVKILRDLRRGEFDVLIGINLLREGLDLPEVSLVAILDADKEGYLRSAGALIQTMGRAARHLHGRAILYADRMTDSMRQAIAETDRRRARQMEYNAENGITPESIIKPVDMALVKIVEADYVTVPTEAEAEEITSHVQLEEMIRSLENQMREAAKEFEFEKAAKLRDRVKALREKEAGFVTGLGEEGAGQARETEQRRPSE, encoded by the coding sequence ATGGACTTCAAGCTCGTTTCCGACTACAAGCCGCGCGGCGATCAGGTGACCGCCATCGAGCAACTGGTGCGCGGGATTGAAGACGGAGAGCAGCACCAGGTGTTGCTGGGAGTTACGGGTTCCGGCAAAACCTACACCGTTGCCAAGGTGGTCGAGGCGATCAACCGGCCGACGCTGATGCTGGCGCACAACAAGACGCTGGCGGCGCAGCTCTACCATGAGTTCAAGGGATTTTTCCCGCGCAATGCCATCGAATATTTTGTGAGCTACTACGACTACTACCAGCCCGAAGCCTACATCCCTTCCGGCGACGTTTATATCGAGAAAGAAGCCACCATCAACGATGAACTCGACAAGCTGCGCATGAGCGCCACGCGCTCGCTTTTCGAGCGTCGCGACTGCCTGATTGTGGCCAGCGTGAGCTGCATCTATGGCATCGGCTCGCCGGAAGCCTATTACGGCATGCTGCTGCTTCTTGAAAAGGGCCAGAAGATTGCGCGCCAGGACATCCTGAAGAAGCTGGTTGAAATTCAGTATGAGCGAAACGAAATCGACTTCCGCCGCGGTACTTTTCGGGTTCGCGGCGATGTGATTGAGGTCTACCCGACCTATGAGGACAACGCCTATCGCATCGAGCTTTGGGGAGATGAGGTTGATTCTCTCGCGCAGATCGATCCGCTGCTGGGGCAGGTGAAAGAGAATCTGGTGCGCCTGCCGATTTATCCCCGCACGCATTACGTGATGCCGCGCGACCAGCGCGAACGGGCCATTGACGGCATCCTGAGCGAGCTCGAGTGGTGGCGCGGCGAGCTGGAAAAGCAGGTGAAGATGGTGGAGGCGCAGCGCGTACACCAGCGGACCATGTTTGACGTGGAAATGATGAAGGAGATGGGCTACTGCCACGGCATTGAAAATTACTCCCGGCACCTTTCCGGCCGCCTGCCCGGCGAGCCTCCACCCACGCTGCTCGATTACCTGCCGCACGATGCGCTGATGTTCATCGATGAGAGCCACCAGACCATCCCTCAGCTTCACGGCATGTTTCGCGGCGACCGCTCGCGCAAACAGACCCTGGTGGAATACGGTTTCCGGCTGCCGTCGGCGCTCGACAACCGGCCGCTGACGTTTGAAGAATTCGAACACCGGGCCCGGCAGACCGTCTACGTTTCCGCGACGCCGGGTCCCTATGAGCTGACAAAAACGTCAGGGGAAGTGGTGGAGCAGATCATCAGGCCCACGGGGCTGGTGGACCCGGAAGTCGAAGTGCGGCCCACGCGCAACCAGGTGGACGATCTTCTGGACGAAATCAGGAAGCGCGCCGAGGCGAATGAGCGCGTGCTGGTAACGACTCTTACCAAACGCATGTCGGAAGACCTGGCGGAATATTACGCCGAGGTCGGCGTCAAGTGCCGCTACCTGCATTCCGAAATTGAAACGCTGGAGCGCGTGAAGATCCTTCGCGACTTGCGGCGAGGCGAGTTTGATGTGCTGATCGGCATCAACCTGCTGCGCGAGGGTCTGGACCTGCCGGAAGTTTCACTGGTGGCCATTCTGGACGCCGACAAGGAGGGCTATCTGCGCTCGGCTGGCGCGCTGATCCAAACCATGGGCCGCGCGGCGCGGCACCTGCACGGCCGGGCCATCCTTTACGCCGACCGCATGACGGATTCCATGCGGCAGGCCATTGCTGAAACCGACCGCCGCCGCGCCCGGCAGATGGAGTATAACGCGGAGAACGGCATTACTCCGGAAAGCATCATCAAACCTGTCGATATGGCCCTGGTTAAAATTGTCGAGGCGGATTACGTGACGGTGCCAACTGAGGCCGAGGCTGAAGAGATTACTTCGCACGTCCAGCTTGAGGAAATGATCCGAAGCCTGGAAAACCAGATGCGCGAGGCCGCAAAGGAATTCGAGTTTGAGAAGGCCGCAAAACTGCGTGACCGGGTGAAGGCGCTGCGCGAAAAGGAAGCGGGATTCGTTACAGGCCTGGGAGAAGAAGGCGCCGGGCAGGCCCGGGAAACGGAACAGCGCCGGCCCTCGGAATGA
- a CDS encoding Rossmann-like and DUF2520 domain-containing protein, which produces MRAETPRARRESTVAIVGPGRLGQAMGRLLLGAGVPIEFVAARQLSRAKKAVRFIGGGKALTSNDRRLAEAKVILMSTSDAAVGPVARALAGFRKDWSGRVVLHTCGSLAASVLDPFKKRGAAVGSLHPYQTIPSPSAGVQNLRGCYWAVEGDRRAVAVARRWVKVLGGKSFTIVPEAKALYHLSAFLVCPTVVTLMDCSERILREAGVPKNIIRPMLGIFVSETVRNFVEFGGRKSLTGPAVRGDWATLQRHIVELQRFAPEVIPAYVEMVDLMLDVAGRSRSRGRKAGEIKSSGTQSRSTRRREK; this is translated from the coding sequence ATGAGGGCCGAAACACCGCGGGCGCGGCGAGAATCAACAGTTGCAATTGTGGGGCCGGGAAGGCTGGGGCAGGCGATGGGCAGGCTGCTTCTTGGCGCCGGCGTGCCGATCGAGTTTGTTGCCGCACGACAACTTTCGCGGGCGAAGAAAGCTGTCCGGTTCATCGGCGGCGGCAAGGCGCTCACGTCTAATGACCGCCGGCTGGCCGAGGCCAAGGTCATTCTGATGTCGACTTCGGATGCCGCAGTCGGTCCCGTGGCGCGAGCGCTTGCCGGCTTTCGCAAAGACTGGTCAGGACGGGTTGTTCTTCACACCTGCGGCTCGCTCGCGGCGTCCGTCCTCGACCCTTTCAAGAAGCGCGGAGCGGCTGTCGGATCGCTGCATCCTTATCAGACAATCCCAAGTCCGTCAGCGGGTGTGCAAAATCTTCGGGGTTGTTACTGGGCAGTGGAGGGTGACAGGCGGGCCGTGGCTGTGGCGCGGCGGTGGGTGAAGGTGCTGGGCGGGAAATCGTTCACTATCGTGCCTGAAGCCAAGGCGCTCTACCACCTGAGCGCCTTTCTCGTGTGCCCAACGGTGGTGACGCTGATGGATTGCTCTGAGAGAATCCTGCGCGAAGCTGGCGTGCCAAAGAACATCATTCGCCCCATGCTTGGAATTTTTGTCTCAGAAACGGTACGCAACTTTGTTGAGTTTGGCGGCCGCAAATCCTTGACGGGTCCTGCCGTGCGCGGGGACTGGGCAACGCTTCAACGCCACATCGTTGAACTGCAGCGCTTCGCGCCGGAGGTGATTCCAGCATACGTTGAGATGGTTGATTTAATGCTTGATGTTGCGGGCAGGTCTCGCAGCCGTGGCCGGAAGGCGGGGGAAATCAAATCGAGTGGGACTCAAAGCCGCTCAACGCGGCGCCGCGAAAAATAA
- a CDS encoding DNA adenine methylase: protein MGRSLSPIFPAWESDYGGLHKSRRKRKLIAFGWYGGKFSHLDWLLPLLPKCHHYCEPFAGSAAVLLNREPCPVETYNDIDGEVVNFFKVLRSQPEELVRTIGLTPFSREEFYLAVSKNGQPVSDLERARLFFIRARQTRTGLAQTASLGRWANCKNTSRAGMSGVVSRWLGSVEMLPEIALRLLRVQIENRPALEVIKLYDSPGTLFYCDPPYVHSTRGDSKAYGFEMGDAEHHTLARALKQCKGKVAISGYRCGLMDEIFGDWRRLDAPPKRCHSVKKTRREALWMNY, encoded by the coding sequence ATGGGGAGGTCATTATCCCCGATCTTCCCAGCGTGGGAAAGCGATTATGGCGGGCTGCACAAGTCGCGCCGGAAGAGGAAGCTCATCGCCTTCGGGTGGTACGGCGGGAAGTTCAGTCACCTGGATTGGCTGCTGCCTCTGTTGCCAAAGTGCCACCACTACTGCGAGCCGTTTGCTGGATCGGCTGCTGTGCTCTTAAACCGGGAACCGTGTCCTGTAGAAACTTACAATGACATAGACGGAGAGGTCGTTAACTTTTTCAAAGTCCTGAGAAGTCAGCCCGAAGAACTTGTCCGGACGATCGGGCTGACGCCGTTTTCGCGTGAAGAGTTCTATCTGGCTGTTTCTAAGAACGGGCAGCCAGTCTCAGATTTAGAGCGTGCACGCCTTTTCTTCATTCGCGCCAGGCAAACCCGGACCGGCCTTGCACAGACAGCGTCACTCGGACGCTGGGCGAACTGCAAGAACACCAGTAGGGCAGGAATGTCCGGTGTCGTTTCGCGGTGGCTCGGAAGCGTTGAAATGCTGCCAGAGATCGCGCTCCGACTCTTGAGGGTGCAGATTGAAAACCGTCCAGCCCTCGAAGTTATCAAGTTGTACGATAGCCCCGGAACGTTATTCTATTGCGACCCGCCGTACGTACACTCGACACGGGGGGACTCGAAGGCTTACGGATTCGAAATGGGGGACGCCGAACACCATACTCTCGCCCGCGCTCTCAAACAGTGCAAGGGAAAGGTTGCCATTTCGGGTTATCGTTGTGGCCTGATGGACGAGATCTTCGGTGACTGGCGCCGCTTGGACGCCCCACCCAAGCGCTGCCATTCCGTGAAGAAAACGCGACGCGAGGCCCTCTGGATGAACTATTAA
- a CDS encoding type II toxin-antitoxin system HicB family antitoxin encodes MKFYSFRIVIEKGPEDEGYFAYTPNVPGCFSNGKTIEEAKRNIREAVEQHLASMLAHGQAVPQQDRLVHVEELTVGVPE; translated from the coding sequence ATGAAATTTTACTCTTTCCGGATCGTTATTGAAAAAGGACCAGAGGACGAGGGATATTTTGCATATACCCCGAACGTTCCCGGCTGCTTCAGCAACGGGAAAACTATCGAAGAAGCCAAACGCAATATCCGGGAGGCGGTCGAACAGCACCTTGCCTCCATGCTGGCCCACGGCCAGGCAGTCCCGCAGCAGGACCGGCTTGTGCACGTCGAAGAACTCACCGTTGGCGTCCCCGAATGA